From a region of the Candidatus Limnocylindrales bacterium genome:
- a CDS encoding response regulator → MIENYVEILLIEDNPNDVRLALHAFKRNNLTNRIYVIRDGAEALEFLFCTDRYAQRNPRNGPNLILLDLKLPLIDGLEVLRRIKADPNTRTIPVVILTSSQEERDIVESYQLGVNSYIVKPVDFEQFVEAVRTLGLYWVLLNHPPIL, encoded by the coding sequence ATGATTGAAAACTATGTAGAAATATTACTTATAGAAGACAATCCCAACGATGTGAGGCTGGCACTTCATGCCTTCAAGAGAAACAACCTGACCAACCGAATCTATGTGATACGGGACGGAGCGGAAGCCCTGGAGTTTCTCTTTTGCACCGACCGATATGCTCAACGTAATCCCAGAAACGGCCCCAACCTGATTTTGCTGGATCTGAAACTTCCCTTAATCGATGGTCTGGAAGTCCTACGGCGTATCAAGGCCGATCCCAATACCCGAACCATTCCTGTGGTTATCCTCACATCTTCCCAGGAGGAACGGGATATCGTTGAAAGCTATCAATTAGGAGTTAACAGCTATATTGTCAAACCGGTCGATTTCGAACAGTTTGTTGAAGCAGTACGTACTTTAGGATTGTACTGGGTGCTGCTGAATCATCCCCCCATACTTTAA
- a CDS encoding EAL domain-containing protein, which produces MSLPLQVVVLEDHPADAELMIYELSRAGYKPNWQRVETEVDYLVQLNLRPDLVLADYFLPQFNALQALRLLQERGLDIPFIVVSGMIGEDLAVSIIKQGATDYILKDRLARLGPAVKQALEQKRLRDEKQRIEAALRESEERFRSLVEGVKDYAILMLDPKGYIVSWNPGAERIQGYRTEEIIGQHFSCLYPSEEVRKGKPVYALQVATDKGRYEEEGWLVRKDGSKFLANTVITALRDERGCLRGFSKVTCDITERKRAEEALRDSEERYRLLFESNPNPMWVYDIETLSFLAVNEAAIRHYGYSQEEFRSMTLQDLRPLEDIPLLLERLKSLGDNQIALWRHRKKDGTIIEVETISRSLMFAGRPARLVLVNDITQRKQVEEALKKANTRLNYLLNYSPTVIYSLQIEPASSRGSFPITFVSENIRALLGYETAECLTDPDWWINHIHPEDQPHVLARQATIFSHDSLDYEYRFQHKDGTYRWIHDKIRVVYNAAGRPIDLVGSWMDITERKQAEEIARYLAYYDALTGLPNRMLFNDRLTLAIAHAHRNQQKLAIMFLDLDRFKTINDTLGYAVGDRLLQGVAKRLRSHLRGEDTLARLGGDRFMLLLPGITQVEDVAKIAQKLLEVFKYPFYLEGHELYLTASIGITLYPNDGEDIQTLMKNADTTLYRAKEQGRDTYQFYTPSMNDTALERLKLEHSLRRALEREEFVIYYQPQVSLSTGKIVGVEALVRWQHPDLGMIPPMQFIPLAEETGLIVPLGLWVLRKACAQNKAWQKSGLPALCMAVNISARLFKQPNLVETIARILKETQLDPNYLELELTEGTIMENAEVTIKTLYQLKEMGVHLSVDDFGTGYSSLSYLKRFPIDTLKIDRSFVLDITTDPDDAAIALLIINMAHNLGLKVVAEGVETKEQLEFLRSHHCDLFQGYLFSQPVSAEAFIKLLQEERRLPLPGLDKVLNP; this is translated from the coding sequence ATGTCCCTTCCACTTCAAGTTGTGGTACTCGAGGATCATCCGGCAGATGCTGAGTTGATGATCTATGAACTGAGCCGGGCCGGGTATAAGCCCAACTGGCAGCGCGTGGAAACTGAGGTAGATTATCTGGTTCAATTAAACTTGCGACCGGACCTTGTTCTTGCAGATTACTTTCTACCCCAATTTAATGCGCTACAAGCCCTTCGACTTCTCCAAGAGCGTGGATTAGATATTCCCTTCATTGTTGTATCAGGTATGATCGGTGAAGATCTTGCCGTATCCATCATCAAACAAGGGGCAACCGACTATATACTTAAGGATCGACTGGCCCGATTGGGACCGGCCGTAAAGCAAGCCCTGGAGCAGAAACGACTTCGGGATGAGAAGCAAAGGATCGAAGCTGCTTTACGAGAAAGTGAGGAACGCTTTCGTTCATTGGTAGAAGGGGTGAAGGATTATGCCATTCTTATGCTGGATCCCAAGGGATATATTGTGAGCTGGAATCCAGGGGCCGAACGTATCCAGGGATACCGAACCGAGGAAATCATCGGCCAGCATTTCTCTTGCCTTTATCCCTCCGAAGAAGTTCGGAAGGGTAAACCGGTGTATGCCCTCCAGGTAGCGACAGACAAAGGTCGATACGAAGAGGAAGGCTGGCTGGTACGCAAGGATGGATCCAAATTCCTGGCCAATACAGTTATTACAGCGCTACGAGATGAGAGGGGTTGTCTGCGGGGTTTTTCCAAGGTAACCTGCGACATTACAGAACGCAAGCGAGCAGAAGAAGCCTTGCGAGATTCAGAAGAACGATATCGACTCTTATTTGAAAGCAATCCCAATCCCATGTGGGTTTATGATATAGAAACCCTTTCTTTTCTTGCGGTCAATGAAGCCGCGATCCGTCATTATGGATATTCCCAGGAAGAATTTCGATCTATGACCCTCCAAGATCTCCGTCCGCTGGAAGATATTCCCCTTCTTCTTGAACGTTTAAAAAGCTTAGGAGATAATCAGATCGCTTTGTGGAGACATCGAAAGAAAGATGGAACCATCATCGAGGTGGAAACTATTTCACGCTCTTTAATGTTTGCTGGAAGACCGGCCAGACTTGTCCTGGTGAATGATATTACCCAACGTAAACAGGTGGAGGAAGCTTTAAAGAAAGCCAACACCCGACTTAACTACCTCCTTAACTACAGCCCAACGGTAATTTATAGCCTGCAGATCGAACCTGCCTCTTCCAGAGGGTCTTTTCCCATTACCTTTGTCAGTGAAAATATCCGGGCCTTACTGGGTTATGAAACTGCCGAATGTCTGACAGATCCAGACTGGTGGATTAATCACATCCATCCCGAAGATCAACCCCACGTTCTTGCCCGGCAGGCTACTATCTTTTCTCATGATTCCCTGGATTATGAATACCGTTTTCAGCACAAAGACGGGACGTATCGATGGATCCATGACAAAATCAGAGTTGTATACAATGCTGCAGGCAGGCCCATAGACCTGGTCGGCTCGTGGATGGACATTACCGAACGTAAGCAAGCCGAAGAAATCGCCCGGTACCTGGCTTATTATGATGCCCTTACGGGTTTGCCTAATCGCATGTTATTCAACGATCGCCTCACCCTGGCCATAGCCCATGCCCACCGCAATCAACAAAAACTGGCAATTATGTTTCTTGATCTGGATCGTTTTAAAACCATTAACGATACCCTGGGTTATGCCGTGGGAGACCGCCTCCTGCAAGGTGTTGCAAAACGGTTGAGAAGCCACCTGCGTGGAGAGGACACCCTGGCCCGCCTGGGTGGCGATCGATTCATGCTGTTGTTGCCAGGAATCACCCAAGTAGAAGATGTAGCCAAGATTGCTCAAAAACTCCTCGAAGTTTTCAAATACCCCTTTTACCTCGAGGGCCACGAACTCTATCTCACTGCCAGTATCGGGATTACTCTTTACCCCAATGATGGAGAAGATATTCAGACCCTGATGAAAAATGCAGATACAACCCTATATCGGGCCAAAGAACAGGGGCGTGATACCTATCAATTCTATACCCCCTCCATGAATGACACGGCCCTTGAACGACTGAAATTAGAACACAGTTTACGCCGGGCTTTAGAGCGGGAAGAATTTGTCATTTATTACCAGCCTCAGGTGAGCCTGAGTACCGGGAAGATCGTTGGAGTGGAAGCGCTGGTAAGATGGCAACATCCAGACCTGGGAATGATCCCTCCTATGCAGTTTATCCCCCTGGCAGAAGAAACCGGATTGATTGTACCTTTAGGACTCTGGGTCTTACGTAAGGCCTGTGCCCAAAACAAAGCCTGGCAAAAATCCGGTCTTCCAGCCTTGTGTATGGCTGTTAATATTTCTGCCCGTTTGTTTAAGCAACCTAATCTGGTAGAAACGATTGCCCGGATACTTAAAGAAACCCAACTCGATCCGAACTATTTAGAACTGGAACTGACCGAAGGAACCATCATGGAGAATGCAGAAGTAACCATAAAAACCCTTTACCAATTGAAAGAGATGGGGGTACACTTATCGGTTGATGATTTTGGTACCGGGTACTCTTCGTTAAGTTATTTGAAACGATTTCCCATAGATACCTTAAAAATCGATCGGTCGTTTGTATTGGATATCACAACAGATCCAGACGATGCCGCCATTGCCCTATTGATAATCAATATGGCCCATAATCTGGGGCTCAAGGTCGTTGCCGAGGGAGTCGAAACTAAAGAACAACTGGAATTTTTACGTTCCCATCACTGCGATCTGTTCCAGGGCTATCTGTTCAGCCAACCAGTATCTGCCGAAGCGTTTATAAAATTGTTGCAAGAAGAACGACGTTTACCTTTACCCGGATTAGATAAAGTATTAAACCCCTAA
- a CDS encoding SPOR domain-containing protein produces the protein MIRRLLITFVLVLVLGFLAFYGVSYFTKEEPLNEIPFSSPSHPDASKSSSSLPPESTSPATLEANKSTEVGRSTTAEKPSESSGSSTSATSRSVTPPRSTETTSSGVSGMSSEGTKETTKPSVERETPSTTGSGHVAESSKHSAESTPGTSSTSSFAKASESGKKEKTESGRKERAEESTSSGRKDRTQETTTGSRKRSETYVSEEESPSIYRKRTSSGSMTSSSREMLRLNVVAIGYFRTEEEARSVAPYIARNAGLSDYMVTKARDRDYYTIQVGAYVNKEEADRLVERLSQQRFPVRLESKVVPLSALNKNRVDYQRY, from the coding sequence ATGATAAGACGACTTTTAATAACCTTCGTCCTGGTATTGGTATTGGGATTTTTAGCTTTTTATGGGGTATCGTATTTTACAAAAGAAGAGCCTCTGAATGAGATTCCTTTTTCTTCACCCTCGCATCCAGATGCTTCTAAGTCCTCCTCTTCGCTTCCTCCAGAGTCTACTTCTCCTGCTACGCTAGAAGCAAACAAATCCACCGAAGTCGGCAGATCCACGACGGCAGAAAAACCTTCTGAATCTTCTGGTTCCTCAACGAGTGCAACCAGCAGGTCGGTTACTCCACCTCGAAGTACTGAAACGACTTCGAGCGGCGTTTCCGGGATGTCCTCTGAAGGTACAAAAGAAACAACAAAACCCTCTGTAGAGAGAGAAACCCCGAGTACTACAGGGTCCGGTCATGTAGCGGAAAGTTCAAAACATTCTGCTGAATCCACTCCAGGGACTTCCTCCACATCTTCTTTTGCAAAAGCCTCTGAGTCAGGGAAAAAGGAAAAAACTGAATCTGGACGGAAAGAGCGGGCAGAAGAGAGTACCTCATCCGGCCGAAAAGATCGTACCCAGGAAACCACAACCGGTTCCCGTAAAAGATCTGAAACATATGTTTCGGAGGAAGAATCTCCCTCGATTTATCGTAAACGGACCTCCAGTGGAAGTATGACCTCTTCTTCCCGAGAAATGCTTCGTTTAAATGTGGTGGCCATAGGGTATTTTAGAACTGAAGAGGAAGCTAGGTCGGTAGCTCCTTATATTGCTCGAAATGCAGGTCTTTCGGATTATATGGTTACTAAAGCCAGGGATAGGGATTATTATACCATTCAGGTCGGTGCTTATGTGAATAAAGAAGAAGCAGACCGGCTTGTAGAACGTTTAAGTCAACAGAGGTTTCCGGTAAGATTGGAATCTAAGGTGGTTCCGTTAAGTGCTTTAAATAAAAACCGGGTAGATTACCAGAGATACTAG
- a CDS encoding inositol monophosphatase family protein gives MIQIAIEAALKAGKILKDHLGQIEEINHKGEIDLVTNVDRLSERSIVETIKAHYPHHQILAEEGENNSETTSEYKWLIDPLDGTTNYIHGLPYFCVSIALEKEGELILGVVYDPVHEELFTAEKGQGAFLNHKRITVSKVEKLEKSLLVTGFPPSIWQDQGKSFEHFKNFTVRCQGVRRLGSAAIDLCYVAAGRLEAFWERGLKPWDMGAGAVLVREAGGCVTDFQGRDFDVYQTEILASNGRIHKAMQEVLQLAGER, from the coding sequence ATGATCCAGATAGCTATCGAAGCGGCCTTGAAAGCAGGCAAAATTTTAAAAGATCACCTAGGTCAAATCGAAGAGATCAACCATAAAGGGGAAATTGATCTGGTTACCAACGTAGACCGATTATCGGAACGGTCTATTGTAGAAACGATAAAAGCTCATTATCCCCATCATCAAATCCTCGCGGAAGAGGGTGAAAATAACTCGGAAACAACCTCCGAGTATAAGTGGCTTATTGACCCTTTAGACGGAACGACCAACTATATCCATGGCCTGCCCTATTTTTGTGTCTCGATAGCCCTTGAAAAGGAAGGTGAACTCATCTTAGGAGTTGTCTATGATCCGGTCCATGAAGAGCTATTTACCGCAGAAAAGGGTCAGGGAGCTTTTTTGAACCATAAACGAATCACTGTTTCTAAAGTTGAAAAGCTCGAGAAAAGTTTACTGGTCACAGGGTTTCCTCCCAGTATCTGGCAGGATCAGGGTAAGAGTTTTGAGCACTTTAAAAACTTTACAGTTCGTTGTCAGGGTGTACGACGACTCGGATCTGCCGCGATCGATCTTTGTTATGTAGCAGCCGGAAGATTGGAAGCTTTCTGGGAACGGGGGCTAAAACCCTGGGACATGGGAGCCGGGGCTGTCCTGGTAAGGGAAGCAGGGGGATGTGTAACCGATTTTCAGGGACGAGATTTTGATGTTTATCAGACTGAAATTTTAGCCAGCAATGGAAGAATACATAAGGCCATGCAAGAAGTGCTTCAACTTGCCGGGGAGAGATAA
- the lepB gene encoding signal peptidase I, whose product MSQQEDNPNVIQTSEQEPQRIFYKKKSLLREYAEAFLIAFILAIVIKSFLIQAFKIPSSSMEQTLLVGDHLLVNKFIYKFKDPRPGDIIVFKFPDDPKRDFIKRIIGTPGDTVEVKDKKVYVNDKELVEPYAIHEDSEILPKDRSVRDNFGPVTVPKDSYFVMGDNRDRSWDSRFWNNTFVKREAIVGKAFLIYWSWKSDKEAPSLNNEDAGFMERVKFYLKLTGYNIVHLKDRVRWERLGKILV is encoded by the coding sequence ATGTCTCAGCAGGAAGATAATCCAAATGTGATTCAAACCTCAGAACAGGAACCTCAGAGGATTTTTTACAAGAAAAAATCCCTCCTACGGGAATATGCGGAAGCGTTTCTTATTGCTTTTATATTGGCCATTGTCATCAAGTCGTTCTTAATTCAAGCCTTTAAAATTCCTTCCAGTTCCATGGAGCAGACCCTCCTGGTTGGAGATCATCTCCTGGTCAATAAATTTATCTATAAGTTTAAAGACCCCCGCCCCGGAGACATCATTGTTTTTAAGTTCCCGGATGACCCAAAACGAGACTTTATTAAACGGATTATAGGAACCCCTGGGGATACCGTTGAAGTAAAAGATAAAAAAGTTTATGTCAATGATAAGGAACTCGTGGAACCTTATGCAATCCATGAAGATTCGGAAATACTTCCTAAAGATCGTTCGGTTCGGGATAATTTTGGCCCGGTAACCGTTCCAAAAGATTCTTACTTTGTTATGGGCGATAACCGGGATCGAAGTTGGGATAGTCGGTTTTGGAATAATACCTTTGTTAAGAGAGAAGCCATTGTTGGAAAAGCCTTCCTTATTTACTGGTCCTGGAAATCTGATAAAGAAGCCCCCTCATTAAATAATGAGGATGCCGGTTTCATGGAGCGGGTAAAGTTTTATTTGAAACTGACCGGGTATAATATCGTACATCTGAAAGATCGGGTTAGATGGGAACGCCTGGGTAAAATTCTGGTTTGA
- a CDS encoding PAS domain S-box protein, whose translation MQKTEKNDQSAQILLVDDNVDMLEAMACLLRLEGYEVIEATTGQEGLQLAKAKKPDVVLSDVVLPDIDGMEVCRRIKEDPELADIYVALISGVKTAPKDRIQGFDGGADGYLIRPIQNRELVAQVKAMVRVKKAEEALRKSEQRFQLVARATNDAVWDWNLETNTLWWNEGIKELFYYPLEEVKPDITWWYEHIHQEDQTRVISGIQKAIQENKRYWSDEYRYRRADGSYAYVFDRGYIISDHHGKPVRMVGSMMDITVRKQMETALRESEERFRATFEQAAVGIAHIAIDGRWLLVNQKLCEIVGYTREELMERTFQDITHPDDLAADFRYIQQVLANEIPTFSMEKRYLRRDGSQVWINLTVSLVRKPSGDPAYFIAVIEDITSRKQAEDQIRRLNEELEQRVLARTAELQATIKELEAFSYSVSHDLRAPLRAIHGFSRILLEDYAPQLSPEIQEYLQWISHNARQMSHLIDDLLTFSRLSRQAIKKQPVTTTTLIHQALTDLNEEQKGRHVEIRIGDLPDCHADPVLLKQVFVNLLSNALKFTRRQEVARIEIGYQPGDPSGEQIYFVRDNGVGFNMQYADKLFGVFQRLHPADEYEGTEVGLAIVRRIIHRHGGRVWAEGEVNKGATFYFTLPLWDRGT comes from the coding sequence ATGCAAAAAACAGAGAAAAACGATCAGAGTGCTCAAATCCTTTTGGTAGATGATAATGTCGATATGTTAGAGGCCATGGCCTGCTTGTTGAGGTTAGAGGGCTATGAGGTTATAGAGGCAACGACAGGTCAGGAAGGCTTACAATTGGCTAAGGCTAAAAAGCCGGATGTGGTTTTATCAGATGTTGTACTTCCCGATATAGATGGTATGGAAGTATGCAGGCGTATTAAGGAAGATCCGGAATTAGCAGACATTTATGTGGCGTTAATTTCAGGAGTAAAAACGGCTCCGAAGGATCGAATACAGGGGTTTGATGGGGGAGCAGATGGATATCTTATACGACCTATTCAGAATCGAGAGCTGGTAGCCCAGGTAAAGGCAATGGTCCGCGTCAAGAAAGCGGAAGAGGCTCTACGAAAGAGTGAACAACGTTTTCAGCTTGTGGCACGGGCAACCAATGATGCAGTGTGGGACTGGAACTTAGAAACCAATACTCTATGGTGGAACGAAGGAATCAAGGAACTCTTTTACTACCCTTTAGAGGAGGTTAAACCGGATATTACCTGGTGGTATGAACACATCCACCAGGAGGATCAGACGCGGGTGATTTCAGGGATCCAGAAAGCTATTCAGGAGAATAAAAGATATTGGTCCGATGAGTACCGTTATCGTCGGGCGGATGGTTCTTATGCTTATGTCTTCGATCGGGGTTATATTATTTCGGATCATCATGGGAAACCGGTACGTATGGTTGGCTCCATGATGGATATTACCGTTCGTAAACAGATGGAAACGGCGCTGCGAGAAAGTGAAGAGCGATTCCGGGCTACCTTTGAGCAGGCCGCCGTTGGGATTGCCCACATAGCCATAGATGGTCGATGGCTACTCGTCAATCAAAAACTCTGTGAGATCGTAGGGTACACCCGTGAAGAGTTGATGGAGAGAACTTTTCAAGATATTACCCATCCGGACGATCTGGCTGCCGATTTCAGATATATCCAACAGGTCTTGGCTAATGAGATTCCTACTTTCTCCATGGAGAAGCGCTATCTGCGCAGGGACGGTTCCCAGGTCTGGATCAATCTGACCGTGTCCCTGGTACGGAAACCCTCAGGAGATCCGGCGTATTTTATTGCCGTCATTGAAGATATCACCTCACGTAAGCAGGCGGAAGATCAGATCCGCAGGCTTAATGAAGAACTCGAGCAACGTGTTCTTGCGCGCACGGCCGAGCTTCAAGCAACCATTAAAGAACTTGAAGCTTTTTCCTATTCGGTCTCCCATGATCTCCGTGCTCCTCTAAGGGCCATCCACGGCTTCTCCCGTATTCTACTGGAAGATTATGCTCCTCAGCTCTCTCCGGAGATTCAAGAATACTTACAGTGGATAAGCCATAATGCCAGGCAGATGAGCCACCTCATAGATGATTTATTGACTTTCTCGCGTTTAAGTCGTCAAGCGATCAAAAAGCAACCGGTCACAACAACGACCTTGATACATCAAGCGCTCACAGATTTGAACGAAGAACAAAAAGGGCGACATGTAGAGATTCGCATCGGAGACCTGCCTGATTGTCACGCTGACCCGGTCCTGCTTAAACAGGTGTTTGTTAACCTGCTTTCCAATGCCCTTAAATTTACACGCCGACAAGAGGTGGCCAGAATCGAAATCGGTTATCAGCCAGGAGACCCATCTGGTGAACAGATCTACTTCGTTAGAGATAATGGGGTGGGTTTTAATATGCAATATGCAGATAAACTCTTTGGGGTGTTTCAGCGGTTACACCCCGCTGACGAGTACGAAGGTACCGAAGTTGGATTGGCCATCGTTCGGCGAATCATCCATCGCCATGGAGGGCGAGTCTGGGCAGAAGGGGAAGTTAATAAAGGGGCCACCTTCTACTTTACACTTCCTCTCTGGGACAGAGGGACTTAG
- a CDS encoding lysylphosphatidylglycerol synthase transmembrane domain-containing protein, producing the protein MKLKFWIGIVISVICLYLVFKGIEVHKLLEVLKSANYIYLALATLINFSSFWMRAERWKYLLEPIKKIRSAHLFPVTVIGFMATNILPARAGEFVKAYMVGKKENISATASFATIVLERVLDSLIILALFGLVLFWIDFKDKSPGTPDPSINISGISPAVLKTTGILFALGLAAVFIFLLLLKMYPTPAITLTGKILFPLPKRIREQVAGVLESFSSGLKVLGKGSSLLPLLFWSLCVWVTCAGSIWVTLLAFDLHLPFFASAFILVLIAFAVALPSSPGFIGPFHAATSAGLMFFYVDKSTATGISLILHLIMVGPVTLAGLFYLWVENLSFSEIKQL; encoded by the coding sequence ATGAAACTTAAATTCTGGATTGGTATAGTCATCAGTGTTATCTGTCTTTATCTGGTTTTTAAAGGGATTGAAGTTCATAAGCTTCTGGAGGTTTTAAAGTCTGCGAATTATATCTATCTGGCCCTGGCCACTCTGATCAATTTCTCCTCGTTCTGGATGCGCGCGGAACGCTGGAAGTATCTCTTAGAACCCATTAAAAAAATTCGTTCAGCGCATCTTTTCCCGGTTACAGTGATAGGATTCATGGCAACGAACATACTTCCTGCTCGAGCCGGAGAGTTTGTGAAGGCCTATATGGTCGGGAAGAAGGAAAACATCAGTGCCACCGCTTCTTTTGCAACCATCGTGTTAGAGAGGGTTTTAGATTCCCTGATTATCCTGGCCCTTTTTGGGTTAGTCCTTTTCTGGATCGATTTCAAGGATAAATCTCCTGGAACTCCAGATCCTTCTATCAACATCTCCGGGATCTCCCCGGCCGTGCTTAAGACCACCGGCATACTGTTCGCACTGGGGCTTGCAGCGGTCTTTATCTTCTTACTTTTACTTAAAATGTATCCAACCCCGGCCATAACCCTCACCGGCAAAATTTTATTTCCCCTCCCTAAACGGATCAGAGAGCAGGTGGCTGGGGTTTTAGAATCTTTCAGTTCGGGATTGAAGGTCCTGGGAAAAGGAAGCTCCCTTTTGCCTCTTCTATTCTGGTCTCTCTGTGTATGGGTTACCTGTGCCGGGAGTATTTGGGTAACTTTGCTTGCCTTTGATTTACATCTTCCTTTTTTTGCTTCGGCTTTTATTCTTGTTCTGATTGCCTTTGCAGTTGCTCTACCCTCTTCACCCGGTTTTATAGGCCCTTTTCACGCAGCCACCTCAGCAGGGTTGATGTTCTTTTACGTAGATAAAAGTACGGCAACGGGTATTTCCCTGATTCTGCACCTGATCATGGTAGGGCCGGTAACCCTGGCTGGGCTTTTCTACCTATGGGTAGAGAATCTTTCGTTTTCAGAAATAAAGCAGTTATGA
- a CDS encoding Mut7-C RNAse domain-containing protein codes for MKFITDCMLGTLAKWLRILGYDTLYYRFIEDTTLIQKALRTQRTLLTRDEEVFQKFKSPDKLLIRSDNVMSQLKQVIEEKKLEVGSHLFTRCVLCNTRLIRVDKEEVRHLVPEYVFKTQQEFSICNHCKKIYWKGTHRTRMMEKLKNLEESLKL; via the coding sequence ATGAAATTCATCACCGATTGCATGCTGGGAACCCTGGCCAAATGGCTTCGAATTCTAGGATACGATACCCTTTATTATCGATTCATCGAGGATACCACCTTAATCCAGAAGGCGTTGCGCACACAACGTACCTTACTCACTCGGGATGAGGAGGTTTTTCAAAAATTTAAAAGCCCAGATAAACTCCTTATCCGAAGTGACAATGTGATGAGCCAGTTGAAGCAGGTAATCGAAGAAAAAAAGCTAGAGGTGGGAAGCCATCTTTTCACCCGATGTGTTCTCTGTAATACCCGGTTAATTCGGGTAGATAAGGAGGAGGTCCGACATCTTGTGCCTGAATATGTTTTTAAAACCCAGCAGGAGTTCTCTATCTGTAATCACTGTAAGAAAATTTACTGGAAAGGAACCCACCGAACCAGGATGATGGAGAAGCTTAAAAATTTAGAAGAATCTTTAAAACTATGA
- a CDS encoding HAMP domain-containing sensor histidine kinase codes for MAKAPMLEVSEKLKEIEQIKSNLLDVITHEFSTPISVLKAYIEMFMTRRFDSSHPRCREGLHAMKDAVIRLERLVINLLTLGQGKNKKLDLDYGQVVVQDLITQALSQLREGLQKKSLTTVLRIPPNFPPIWADPSKLSVALMNLLDNSIKFNKPYGFIRITLTRPHARFIGIAISDTGNGISEDKLEEIFNPFTQVDMSSTREYSGIGLGLPAAKVIIEAHGGKITAHSKRGKGSTFLLVLPCEKPSQDISWTKKELTGR; via the coding sequence ATGGCTAAAGCCCCGATGTTAGAGGTGAGCGAAAAGCTCAAGGAAATCGAACAGATCAAATCGAATCTTCTGGATGTCATCACCCACGAATTTTCTACTCCGATTTCTGTCCTGAAGGCTTATATAGAAATGTTTATGACCCGGCGTTTTGATAGTTCTCATCCTAGATGTAGAGAAGGACTTCACGCCATGAAAGACGCCGTAATCCGGTTGGAAAGATTGGTTATAAATCTTTTGACTTTGGGTCAGGGAAAAAATAAAAAGCTCGATCTGGATTATGGGCAGGTGGTTGTTCAGGATTTGATTACCCAGGCCCTCTCTCAACTTAGAGAAGGACTTCAAAAAAAAAGCCTTACCACAGTTCTCAGGATACCCCCCAACTTTCCCCCTATCTGGGCAGATCCTTCTAAGCTTTCTGTAGCTTTGATGAACCTTTTAGATAATTCTATTAAATTTAACAAACCTTATGGTTTCATCCGAATCACTTTAACCAGACCCCATGCCCGGTTTATAGGGATCGCCATATCCGATACAGGAAATGGCATTTCTGAAGATAAGCTAGAAGAAATCTTTAACCCTTTTACTCAGGTGGATATGTCTTCTACCCGGGAATATTCGGGAATCGGTCTTGGTCTGCCTGCCGCAAAAGTTATTATTGAAGCCCATGGGGGAAAGATTACGGCCCATTCTAAACGTGGGAAGGGAAGTACTTTCCTGTTGGTTCTTCCCTGTGAAAAACCCTCCCAGGATATAAGTTGGACAAAAAAAGAGTTGACAGGGAGATAA